The following are encoded together in the Sphingomonas insulae genome:
- a CDS encoding EAL domain-containing protein, whose translation MAFQPIADVETGRPFAFEALVRGADGTGAAEVLTSVTPENRYAFDQQCRVAAIEGAVAAGILKTDARLSINFLPNAVYSPMACIQLTLKTARSSGFPTDRLIFEFTENEEMADTDHVKRIVETYAKMGFGTAIDDFGAGHAGLGLLAKFQTDYIKLDMDLIRGIEQSMPRRMIVEGVIRIAEALNITVIAEGIETLAEYDILRALGVRYIQGYLLARPGFRCLPAVIMPSESIAAVA comes from the coding sequence ATGGCGTTCCAGCCGATTGCCGATGTCGAAACTGGCCGACCGTTCGCGTTCGAGGCGCTCGTGCGGGGAGCCGATGGCACTGGCGCTGCGGAAGTCTTGACTTCGGTCACGCCTGAGAACCGCTATGCGTTTGATCAGCAGTGTCGTGTCGCTGCCATCGAAGGCGCGGTGGCCGCCGGGATTCTCAAGACCGACGCTCGGCTGTCGATCAACTTCCTACCCAATGCCGTATATTCGCCCATGGCGTGCATCCAGTTGACCCTCAAGACTGCTCGATCGAGCGGCTTTCCTACGGATCGCCTGATCTTCGAGTTCACGGAGAACGAGGAGATGGCAGACACCGATCACGTAAAGAGGATCGTCGAGACTTATGCGAAGATGGGTTTCGGAACCGCGATCGACGACTTCGGCGCTGGTCATGCTGGCCTTGGCCTGCTCGCGAAGTTCCAGACCGATTACATCAAGCTCGACATGGATCTGATCCGCGGAATCGAGCAGAGCATGCCTCGCCGGATGATCGTCGAGGGAGTAATCCGCATCGCGGAGGCACTCAACATCACCGTCATCGCCGAAGGCATAGAAACTCTCGCCGAGTACGACATCCTTCGCGCACTTGGCGTGCGGTATATCCAAGGCTATCTTCTTGCCCGGCCGGGCTTCCGCTGCCTTCCGGCAGTTATCATGCCTTCCGAGAGTATTGCCGCCGTCGCCTAG